A window from Halomicrobium urmianum encodes these proteins:
- a CDS encoding O-methyltransferase, with translation MVPDEYDVLNSVLDDDVAQFVRAMTPETDSVFDEMVTHNVNDDFPIVGPEVGGTLRIVARMTGANRAFEFGSGKGYSAYWIAPALPSDGEIVLTDFDGANLDEARSFFERGGYADLARFEVGDALETYRQYDGQFDFVLIDNLEQEYLETFELVEDDVPSGGVICADNVMAGPAVQEDRALAALRGDPDWDAMDETTAGVVRYLQHVRDEPNFETSLLPVGEGLVVSVKK, from the coding sequence ATGGTTCCGGACGAATACGACGTACTGAACTCAGTTCTCGACGACGACGTGGCCCAGTTCGTGCGGGCGATGACACCGGAAACGGACTCCGTGTTCGACGAGATGGTCACCCACAACGTGAACGACGACTTCCCGATCGTGGGTCCCGAGGTCGGTGGGACGCTCAGAATCGTCGCGCGGATGACTGGTGCTAACCGCGCCTTCGAGTTCGGATCGGGGAAGGGATACTCCGCGTACTGGATCGCCCCGGCGTTACCGTCCGACGGCGAGATCGTCCTGACCGACTTCGACGGAGCGAACCTCGACGAAGCGCGGTCGTTCTTCGAGCGCGGCGGCTACGCCGATCTGGCTCGTTTCGAAGTAGGCGACGCGCTGGAGACCTACCGGCAGTACGACGGTCAGTTCGACTTCGTGCTGATCGACAACCTGGAGCAGGAGTACCTGGAGACGTTCGAACTCGTCGAGGACGACGTCCCGTCGGGGGGCGTGATCTGCGCCGACAACGTGATGGCCGGTCCCGCTGTCCAGGAGGACCGCGCGCTCGCGGCGTTACGAGGAGACCCGGACTGGGACGCGATGGACGAGACTACCGCTGGCGTCGTGCGATACCTCCAGCACGTCCGAGACGAACCGAACTTCGAGACGAGCCTCCTCCCCGTCGGGGAAGGCCTCGTCGTCAGCGTGAAGAAATAG